Genomic segment of candidate division TA06 bacterium:
GGAAAGCGGTTCAGGCAATTCTCAGGGGTAAACCCAGGATTGAAACTGAACAGGAACTGAGAGAGATGATTGCTCTCGGGGAGGCAGAAGGTATCATCACCGAAGAAGAGGAAGAGATGATAGAATCTATCTTCGAGATAGGGGAGACACCGATCGAAGAGGTGATGGTGCCAAGGGTGGACATGGTTTGCGTGCCAGCAAATGCTTCCATAGACAAGATTATTGATGTCTTCATAAAGGAGGGCCACTCAAAAATTCCAGTCTACGATGGTGAGATAGACAGCATGGCTGGAATTCTCTACATAGACGGGCTTCTCAGATTCTGGGGGACGAATGAGGACTACAGAGCCATAGAGTTCGTTCGTCTGCCTCACTTCGTACCTGAGAGCAAGAAGGTTCTCGACACCATGAAGGAGTTTCAAGAGAAAAGGCTTTCTATTGCAATTGTGTTAGACGAGTATGGCGGAGTGAACGGTCTTGTGACCATGGAGGATCTGGTTGAGGAGATAGTTGGAGAGTTCGAGGATGAGTTTGACAAGGAAGAAAAACCATATAAATTATTGAAGAACGGGTCTTATGTGGTGAGTGGGGGAATGGAAGTGGACGACCTGAACGACTTATTGGGTACTCGGTTCGAGGAAAAGGAGATTCATACCCTGGGAGGCCTAATTACAAGTAGGCTGGAAAGAATACCCAGGAAGGGAGAGGCCTTTAACATGGATGGCCTTAACGTTCAAATTCTTGAGGCTACTAAACAGAGGATATATCGCGTGCTGATAAGGAAGGAGGGCGAAAAAAAGGACTAATCCAATCCACTTTGCACGCTTGAGATTGTAATGGTCGAGACTAAGGAGGGAAACGTGAAAGTCCTGTTGTGTTCTATTTTATGTACACTCATTCTAGCTTCGGCTCTTGCTGCACATGCAGGTACCGGGGATCAAATGTTGGTGAGAATCTTTGGGAATCCGGCTGAGATCCACCACAGGGGTCTGGATGTTGTGGGCTTCAAGAGGTTTGAATCGGTGGATGCTATAGTAGACGCTGGTACCTACGCATACCTTGTCTCACAGGGTTACAGTATGGAGATTCTGATAGAAGATATTGAAGAGTACGACAGCATGATTCTTGGTGTGTATCATGGTTTACAGGTTGTTATGGACAGTCTTGCTTCCATCGCGATCAACCATCCCGGCATAGCAAGGTTGGATACTCTTCCCTACACAACGTATCAGAACAGGCCTCTGGTCGTTCTCAAGATCTCTGACAACGTGGGTACTGAGGAAGACGAACCTGAGGTATTCTTCTTTGCTATGCACCACGCCAGAGAGTGGCCGACGGTGAACATAGTCCTGTTTGCTGCTGACACGCTCACCAGTGGTTATGGCTCTGACGCTCACATAACAGAGGTGGTCGATTCAAGACAGATATGGCTTATGCCTGTCGTCAATGCCGACGGGTACTTCTATTCCTACGACCAAAACCATGGGTGGTGGAGAAAAAACAGAAGATTTTTTCCCCAATACGGAACATATGGCGTGGACCCGAACAGGAACTATGGGGGTTCTTACAACGGGTCTCCTATCGGTGAATGGGGTTCTACTGTTGGAGCCACTTCAAGGAATCCGGACGAGAACGTGTATGCCGGTCCGGAGCCCGTGTCTGAAGAGGAAATCAAAGCTGTGAACCAAATGGTCAAGGATCACGATTTTGTCTTTACCGTAAGCTACCACACCCACGGCGAAATGGTAATGTGGCCCTGGGGCTATTCGAACAACTTGCACGTTCCGGACGATGCCCTGATTTCTGACATAGGCCAGGAGATGGCTTCGAGGATAACGCAACAGGACGGCAGCGGGACTTATGATTATTTCCAGAGCGCAGGCCCGGGCCTGTATCCCACGAGCGGGAGCACTAATGACTGGGTATACGGCTACACTTACTACCACAAAGGATCCAACTTGCTTCCATTTACAGTTGAGGCATGCACAGACTTTCATCCAAATCAAAGCGTCCTCGATCAAGTCTGTAGAGAAAACTTCGATGGAATGATATACCTCTGCGATGTTGCCGACTCGGTCAAGAACCTGCTTGTTCCGTATGTGCTGCCGCCCATAGTTGCTCCTCTGGACACGATTTCTCCTCCTGATTTTGACATTGTGTGGACCCAGCGAAATCCTCTGGCGAATGCTGAGTTGTATGAGCTGCAGGAGCTGTCGGGCCTGACAGTCGTAATGGATTCGGCAGAAGATGGCACAGGCCTCTGGGACATGGACGGATTCACCATAAGTTCTGCAAGAAAGCACGATGGGATATACAGTTACTATTCGACAATCGGGTCTCCAGCAGCAGAGACTGTTGTTGCCATGACAACCAAACTTCCTCTTCCTGTAATGGAGAACGATTCGCTCTCGTTCTGGTATTACTGTGACATAGAGAATCTGTGGGACTATGGTTATGCGGAGGTTGCAGTTGATGGAATGGAGTGGGAGATCCTGGAACAGTTTACCGGCGTGAAGGGTTGGGACAGACTCGCCTACAGTCTGGAGGATTACGTAGGCGGCTCCATCTTCATAAGATTCAGATATACGGTTGACCAGAATGTGTGGGGCGAAGGTCTTTACATAGACGCAATAAGTCCTGTTGCAGATTTCGATTCAACGGCCATAGTGTCTTCCGCCATAACTGATACCTTCTGGTCGTTCAGTGGAAAAGATCCCGGTGAATACTGGTACCGGGTCAAGGGCTATAACACTTCCAGGGATTGGGGTCACTATGGTCAGCTGGTTCACACCCAGGTCGCTGTTGGTGTCGCGGAAAGGGATACCCGTGACTTGCGGAGCCGGCAAGTACTCCTCCAGAACCGACCCAACCCATTCAAAACTTCCACCACCATATCCATGGTGCTGCCCGCTGGGCGGGGGACACACAATATGAGGATATTCGACCAGGCCGGCCGGGTGGTGAAGACCTTTGTATTGAACGATGGAGATCCACTCTCGGCAAGCTCAGGTCATTCGGTTGTGTGGGACGGAGCGGATGACAGAGGAAGAGAGGTTCCCTCAGGAGTATATTTCTACAGTATCTCCTCCTCGATGGGTAGAATGACTCAAAAGATGGTCTTGGCCAGATAGGAGAAGAGCATGACACGCACCGTGGTTTCCCTGCTGATCGTTTCGATTGTCCTCTTCACCCTGTGTACTTTATCCCACGGAAATAGTATTCCGGTCACAAGGTGGGTCTCACCTGACAATAGCAGACCGACGAGCAGAGCTGAGTGGGTCGCTGGTAAGAGTATTAAGACTGACCCTTACATCAAGATTGTACCAGGGTTTACAGGTCTGGCAACTGACTTTTTGATAGTGGTCAACACTGACCTGTATCCACTCATTTCCTCCGACCTTGCCGGATACATGAACAATCTTCAGAATGACGGATTCTCTCCGTCGGTCATCACGTGTGATGACGTTCAGAGCCTGGATGCTTGCGACAGCTTGAAATCAGTTCTCTCCTTCTACCACGCTGATGGCCTTCAGGGAGCAGTTTTCATTGGTGATCTTCCGATAGCCTGGTTCCATATGCTGGACGATTTCAATGGAGATTCTGTTTTCGAAGGCTATGAGGAATTTCCATGTGATCTCTACTACATGGACCTGAATGGGGAATGGCTTGACACGCTGAGGTGGAACGGCTTTTCGTTCGAACCCGGTAGAGACAGCATCCTTGACGTGCACAGGGGAGAGGTGATTCCTGAGATATGGGTGGGAAGACTTATGCCATCTCCAATTGGCGATGAGGATTCGTTGCTGCATGAGTATTTTGTGAGGGACAGTATCTACAGGTGTGACGGTTTTCCCATTCCTATACGCGCTCTCGCGTTTGTGGATGACGATTGGGAATGGTGGGCTGGCGAGTGGTCAGACAACATTCGCCTGACTTACCCGGACGTCATGACAGTAGCTGACAGGGAGTCGACAATAGCCGACAATTACAGGTACGGGCTGGCGGAAGGGTACGAATGGATATCTGTGTTTGCTCATTCGTGGCCCGGTGGTCACGGATTCAAGTACGGTATGGATCAGTGGAGCTATTTCTATGCCTCTGAAGTCCCCATTGTCGAGCCCGATGCCAGCTTCTACAACTTATTCGCGTGTTCTAACGCGAGATTCGTTGAAAATGGATACATGGGCGGAATGTATGTTTTTGCCAGGCAATACGGTCTGGGGGCGCTCGGAACCACCAAGACAGGTTCCATGCTCAACTTTGATGAGTTTTACTATCCACTGGGAAAGGGCGCGACAATTGGAGAGGCTTTTAAGGATTGGTTCTTGACCAGAGGACTGGATGGATATCAGACATGGGAGTCTTCATGGTTCTATGGGATGACGCTCTTGGGCGATCCCACTCTGAAGGTTAGATTTGCGGTGGGGATTGAGGCTGAAATCGATGAAGTCCGATCATCTCCGGTTATGTCGTTGAAGGCGCATCCCAATCCATTCAAAGGAGTAACAACCATTCACTACATTCTCAGAAGCAAGAATCCCGAGAATGCAAAACTGAGCATATACAACGCAGCAGGAAAGGTGGTGAAGTCCACAGGATTGAGTTCTGCCAGAGAGTATGTCAGTTGGGACGGGAATTCTGATGCAGGGGAGCGTTTGCCTTCAGGAGTTTACTTCTGCAGGCTGCAGAGCGACGGGGAAACCTTGACAAACAACCTGATCCTGATCAGGTAGACAAGGAGGGGTGGAATGAGTCTCAAGACTTCAGTGTCGGTTCTTGTTCTGATTGCTCTTTTATTTATCTCATTCTATGCTACCGCGATGCCCATCCATCCTGATCTGCTGGCAAGACTGAAGCAGGAAGGCAAGCTGGACGCTGTGGTAGAACAGCTCCAGGCGGCAAGAGAGAAAGGTGTTTTCGCTCCCAACCCCCGTCCGCCCAAGTTGATCGGAGCACAAACTGCAGTTAACCAGCCGGCCATCGTTATCCTCGTCGATTTTACAGACAATGTGGCAGACACTATAAACTACCCGGCAGCCCACTTCGATTCCCTTCTCTTTTCACAGGGGATATACCCGACCGGGTCAATGCGGGACTACTATCTGGAAAATAGTTACGGGAATATGAACATAACAGGAACCGTTACCGTGTGGCTCCGTATGCCGCAACTATATACCTATTACACGAATGACAGCACCGGCTTTGGAACCTATCCACGGAATGCTCAGAAGCTGACTGAGGATGCGATAATGGCTGCAGATCCCTTTATTGATTTCTCCAGTTTCGACGCGGATGGCGACGGGTATGTAGATGCACTTTTTGTGGTTCATGCCGGGCCGGGTGCAGAAGTAACAGGCAATCCGAATCACATATGGTCCCACAAATGGCAGACGTCAGTTCCCATTCCCGTGGACGGTGTTCTTGCCTCTACATATTCGATGGAGCCCGAAGACGGCAAAATAGGTGTGTTCTCTCATGAGCTGGGGCATGTCTTTGGTCTCCCCGACCTGTATGACTATGGCTACGACTCAAGAGGTCTGGGAGGTTGGTCTGTCATGGCTGGTGGTTCATGGGGTAACGGCGGTGTGACGCCGGTCCACTTTGATGCATGGTCAAAGACCAAACTCGGGTTCGTAACACCTGTCGAACCGGCGGCAGGGACGCTCTTCGCCGTCGAGTTTCCACTTGTTGAGTATGTGCCGGTGATTTATAAACTGTACATGGATAATATTCCTAACCACGAGTACTTCCTCGTTGAGAACAGAAGGATTACAGGATTCGATGCGTACCTTCCAGGCCCAGGGCTGTGCATCTACCATTGCGACGACACAGTAAGTACGGGCAATGATCTTCAGTGGTATCCAGGTTATACGGATTCCGGTCACTACCTGGTTGCGCTTGAGCAGGCTGATGGGCTTTGGGAACTGGAACAGGATTACGGCGCTGACATGGGAGATCCATATCCTGGGACAACAGGGAACCTGGTGTTCAATGATACAACTACGCCGAATTCGAGCAACTACTCATTTCTATCAACCGGGGTTTGTGTTGACTACATATCACCGCCTGCCGATACCATGACCGCAAATCTTTGCGCGGGAGACCCTGTCGGGATACAAGAACAAGACCGAGAATTGAAAATTGAAAATCGAGTATTACTTCAAAATATGCCCAATCCGTTCTATAGTTCGACCATGATTTCTTATTCCGTTCTAGCGTTTTCCCAAGTCAGCCTCCAGGTGTTCGATATTAGCGGGAGGTTTGTGCAGACCCTTGTCGATGAACCTCAGGGGCCGGGAGTGTATCAGGTCCACTGGGACGGCAAGGATAGCTCCGGCAGAGGAGCAGGGAATGGTCTCTACTTCTATCATCTTGAGGCGGGACACTTCACTGCCACCCGGAAGCTCATCCTGATAAGGTGATCGAAAGCGGAAGCTTGTGCCGCTGAAGTTCGCAGCCAATCACACTCGGGGCTAGCTGACATTCGCAGTCGTATTCTTACATCTTCTATATTTTACCTACCCCTTAGGCAATAGTTGAATTGAGGCTTGGATATGGCGTGGTTCTACCTGTTTTTCTTCATAACCGGCGCTACTGGACTCATTTATGAGACTACGTTTGCCCGGCAACTCCAACTCGTATTCGGCAGCACCCTGTCGGCGGTCTCAGTTGTCGTTGCTGTATTTTTTGGAGGGATGGCACTGGGCGCTGCTCTGTTGGGAAAGTATGCCGACCGTTTCTCTCCCATCCGCTTCTACGGTATCCTTGAGATTGGGAGCGGGCTATTGGCTTTGTTGGCTGCTTTTTTGGTGCCTCAGATCAGAAATCTCTATGCTCACCTTTATCCTCTTCTCCCGGCCTCGGGCTATCTGCGAACTGGCACTCAAGGGGTTCTGACAGTTATCCTCCTGTTGCCTCCAACACTGTTAATTGGGGCTACTCTGCCAGCGCTTTCTCGTGGGCTAACAGTTTCGTTTGGAAAACGGTTCACGCGGATCGGTGCACTGTATGGGCTCAACACCTTGGGCGCTGCATTTGGTACAATATTGTGTGGTTTCCTGCTTTTGGAACATCTTGGCTATGGGAT
This window contains:
- a CDS encoding CBS domain-containing protein yields the protein MHILTKIRKAVQAILRGKPRIETEQELREMIALGEAEGIITEEEEEMIESIFEIGETPIEEVMVPRVDMVCVPANASIDKIIDVFIKEGHSKIPVYDGEIDSMAGILYIDGLLRFWGTNEDYRAIEFVRLPHFVPESKKVLDTMKEFQEKRLSIAIVLDEYGGVNGLVTMEDLVEEIVGEFEDEFDKEEKPYKLLKNGSYVVSGGMEVDDLNDLLGTRFEEKEIHTLGGLITSRLERIPRKGEAFNMDGLNVQILEATKQRIYRVLIRKEGEKKD
- a CDS encoding T9SS type A sorting domain-containing protein, whose protein sequence is MVETKEGNVKVLLCSILCTLILASALAAHAGTGDQMLVRIFGNPAEIHHRGLDVVGFKRFESVDAIVDAGTYAYLVSQGYSMEILIEDIEEYDSMILGVYHGLQVVMDSLASIAINHPGIARLDTLPYTTYQNRPLVVLKISDNVGTEEDEPEVFFFAMHHAREWPTVNIVLFAADTLTSGYGSDAHITEVVDSRQIWLMPVVNADGYFYSYDQNHGWWRKNRRFFPQYGTYGVDPNRNYGGSYNGSPIGEWGSTVGATSRNPDENVYAGPEPVSEEEIKAVNQMVKDHDFVFTVSYHTHGEMVMWPWGYSNNLHVPDDALISDIGQEMASRITQQDGSGTYDYFQSAGPGLYPTSGSTNDWVYGYTYYHKGSNLLPFTVEACTDFHPNQSVLDQVCRENFDGMIYLCDVADSVKNLLVPYVLPPIVAPLDTISPPDFDIVWTQRNPLANAELYELQELSGLTVVMDSAEDGTGLWDMDGFTISSARKHDGIYSYYSTIGSPAAETVVAMTTKLPLPVMENDSLSFWYYCDIENLWDYGYAEVAVDGMEWEILEQFTGVKGWDRLAYSLEDYVGGSIFIRFRYTVDQNVWGEGLYIDAISPVADFDSTAIVSSAITDTFWSFSGKDPGEYWYRVKGYNTSRDWGHYGQLVHTQVAVGVAERDTRDLRSRQVLLQNRPNPFKTSTTISMVLPAGRGTHNMRIFDQAGRVVKTFVLNDGDPLSASSGHSVVWDGADDRGREVPSGVYFYSISSSMGRMTQKMVLAR
- a CDS encoding T9SS type A sorting domain-containing protein encodes the protein MTRTVVSLLIVSIVLFTLCTLSHGNSIPVTRWVSPDNSRPTSRAEWVAGKSIKTDPYIKIVPGFTGLATDFLIVVNTDLYPLISSDLAGYMNNLQNDGFSPSVITCDDVQSLDACDSLKSVLSFYHADGLQGAVFIGDLPIAWFHMLDDFNGDSVFEGYEEFPCDLYYMDLNGEWLDTLRWNGFSFEPGRDSILDVHRGEVIPEIWVGRLMPSPIGDEDSLLHEYFVRDSIYRCDGFPIPIRALAFVDDDWEWWAGEWSDNIRLTYPDVMTVADRESTIADNYRYGLAEGYEWISVFAHSWPGGHGFKYGMDQWSYFYASEVPIVEPDASFYNLFACSNARFVENGYMGGMYVFARQYGLGALGTTKTGSMLNFDEFYYPLGKGATIGEAFKDWFLTRGLDGYQTWESSWFYGMTLLGDPTLKVRFAVGIEAEIDEVRSSPVMSLKAHPNPFKGVTTIHYILRSKNPENAKLSIYNAAGKVVKSTGLSSAREYVSWDGNSDAGERLPSGVYFCRLQSDGETLTNNLILIR
- a CDS encoding M6 family metalloprotease domain-containing protein → MSLKTSVSVLVLIALLFISFYATAMPIHPDLLARLKQEGKLDAVVEQLQAAREKGVFAPNPRPPKLIGAQTAVNQPAIVILVDFTDNVADTINYPAAHFDSLLFSQGIYPTGSMRDYYLENSYGNMNITGTVTVWLRMPQLYTYYTNDSTGFGTYPRNAQKLTEDAIMAADPFIDFSSFDADGDGYVDALFVVHAGPGAEVTGNPNHIWSHKWQTSVPIPVDGVLASTYSMEPEDGKIGVFSHELGHVFGLPDLYDYGYDSRGLGGWSVMAGGSWGNGGVTPVHFDAWSKTKLGFVTPVEPAAGTLFAVEFPLVEYVPVIYKLYMDNIPNHEYFLVENRRITGFDAYLPGPGLCIYHCDDTVSTGNDLQWYPGYTDSGHYLVALEQADGLWELEQDYGADMGDPYPGTTGNLVFNDTTTPNSSNYSFLSTGVCVDYISPPADTMTANLCAGDPVGIQEQDRELKIENRVLLQNMPNPFYSSTMISYSVLAFSQVSLQVFDISGRFVQTLVDEPQGPGVYQVHWDGKDSSGRGAGNGLYFYHLEAGHFTATRKLILIR